The following are encoded in a window of Gaiellales bacterium genomic DNA:
- a CDS encoding MFS transporter, producing the protein MASDRYKWIALSNVTLGVLLATLDASITLIAMPDIFRGIKLDPLVPSNSFYLLWMILGYLVVSSVLIVSLGRLGDMYGRVRIYNLGFVIYTVASLFLTVTWMTGRAGATYLIVFRIVQGLGGACLLANAAAIITDAFPSNQRGMALGINNIVGVSGMFVGLVLGGLLAPISWRLVFLISVPVGVAGTIWAYLKLEERGVRKRAPVDWWGNVTFALGLVLLMVAVTYGIRPANGHATGWTSTRVIVLVTGAVISLVAFAIIERRVENPMFRLPLFRIRAFTFGTLSTFLSAVARGGLMFMLIIWLQGIWLPQHGYDFSETPLWAGIYMLPLTLGMLAAGPTSGYLSDRFGPRLFATAGMIGAAISFGLLLLLPIDFSYPVFAAVLALNGISMGLFASPNRAGVMNSLPAADRGAGGGMNQTFQNSAQVLSIGIFFTLMILGLAATLPDAIHSGLVDHGVPSQTAAHVSHLPPVSILFAAFLGYNPIGHLLGPGTLHALSVHQRAVLTGRSFFPQLISEPFRNGLHAAFGFAITACLVAAGASLMRGGQTAAQIEQGPVPRAEAGRAA; encoded by the coding sequence GTGGCTTCCGACCGGTACAAGTGGATCGCGCTCTCGAACGTGACGCTCGGCGTCCTGCTCGCGACACTTGACGCGTCGATCACGCTGATCGCGATGCCGGACATCTTCCGCGGCATCAAGCTCGACCCGCTCGTGCCCTCGAACAGCTTCTACCTGCTGTGGATGATCCTGGGCTACCTGGTCGTCTCGAGCGTGCTGATCGTGAGCCTCGGCCGGCTCGGCGACATGTACGGCCGGGTGCGGATCTACAACCTCGGCTTCGTCATCTACACGGTCGCCTCGCTCTTCCTGACGGTGACCTGGATGACCGGCCGGGCGGGCGCGACCTACCTGATCGTCTTCCGCATCGTCCAGGGCCTCGGCGGCGCCTGCCTGCTCGCGAACGCCGCCGCGATCATCACCGACGCCTTCCCGTCCAACCAGCGCGGCATGGCGCTCGGGATCAACAACATCGTGGGCGTCAGCGGCATGTTCGTCGGCCTGGTGCTCGGCGGGCTGCTCGCGCCGATCAGCTGGCGGCTCGTGTTCCTCATCTCGGTGCCGGTCGGCGTCGCCGGGACGATCTGGGCCTACCTGAAGCTCGAGGAGCGGGGCGTGCGCAAGCGGGCGCCGGTCGACTGGTGGGGCAACGTCACCTTCGCCCTCGGCCTCGTCCTCCTGATGGTGGCGGTCACCTACGGAATCCGGCCGGCGAACGGCCACGCCACCGGCTGGACGAGCACCCGCGTCATCGTCCTCGTCACCGGCGCGGTCATCAGCCTGGTCGCGTTCGCGATCATCGAGCGCCGCGTCGAGAACCCGATGTTCCGGCTGCCGCTCTTCCGCATCCGCGCCTTCACCTTCGGGACGCTCTCGACGTTCCTCTCGGCGGTCGCCCGCGGCGGCCTCATGTTCATGCTGATCATCTGGCTGCAGGGGATCTGGCTGCCGCAGCACGGCTACGACTTCTCCGAGACGCCGCTCTGGGCCGGCATCTACATGCTGCCGCTGACGCTGGGGATGCTGGCAGCGGGGCCGACTTCGGGATACCTGTCCGACCGCTTCGGCCCGCGCCTCTTCGCCACCGCCGGCATGATCGGCGCCGCGATCAGCTTCGGGCTCCTGCTGCTGCTCCCGATCGACTTCTCCTACCCGGTCTTCGCCGCCGTGCTGGCGCTGAACGGGATCTCGATGGGCCTCTTCGCATCGCCCAACCGGGCCGGGGTGATGAACAGCCTGCCGGCCGCCGACCGCGGCGCCGGCGGGGGTATGAACCAGACCTTCCAGAACTCCGCCCAGGTGCTCTCGATCGGGATCTTCTTCACGCTCATGATCCTCGGCCTCGCGGCGACGCTGCCCGACGCCATCCACTCCGGCCTCGTCGACCACGGCGTCCCGTCGCAGACCGCGGCGCACGTCTCGCACCTGCCCCCGGTCTCGATCCTCTTCGCCGCCTTCCTCGGCTACAACCCGATCGGCCACCTGCTCGGGCCGGGCACGCTGCACGCCCTCTCCGTCCACCAGCGGGCCGTGCTGACCGGGCGCTCGTTCT
- a CDS encoding MarR family transcriptional regulator, producing the protein MAEPEAVASELRVVLGRIVRRLRAERAQRRGLPLAQVIVLGRLDRGGPSGISALAAAEHVRPQSMAATVAALEKAGLVARTPDAQDRRRVAIDLTPAGRAVLAEDRAQRVGWLAESIRTDLNARERKVLAEATGLLARLAGD; encoded by the coding sequence ATGGCCGAGCCCGAAGCGGTTGCGAGCGAGCTGCGCGTCGTCCTCGGACGGATCGTCCGGCGTCTGCGCGCCGAGCGCGCCCAGCGCCGCGGCCTCCCGCTCGCCCAGGTGATCGTCCTCGGCCGGCTCGACCGCGGCGGCCCGTCCGGGATCAGCGCCCTGGCCGCCGCCGAGCACGTCCGCCCGCAGTCGATGGCCGCCACCGTGGCCGCGCTCGAGAAGGCGGGCCTGGTGGCCCGCACGCCCGATGCGCAGGATCGCCGCCGGGTCGCGATCGACCTGACGCCCGCGGGTCGCGCGGTGCTCGCCGAAGACCGCGCCCAGCGCGTCGGCTGGCTGGCCGAGTCGATCCGCACCGACCTGAACGCCCGCGAGCGCAAGGTGCTCGCGGAGGCGACGGGATTGCTGGCGCGGCTGGCGGGGGACTAG
- a CDS encoding Ig-like domain repeat protein → MRFPARLLLGVIAAHAVLGVGSASAAVRPHVALGPDPGTYSSRATVSLRWTANFKPARVVCTFDERELPCRSGSVTVHPDTGPHVVRVTAWRANGRVATAQRRWTTDLIAPDVPTVSGAPTVSDAPWGWMNHPVTLTASSTDQGGSGVGDYWILRDGSEESEGQTVTITDEGTTRIRFEAGDRAHNVSGWTAEIPVSIDMTPPQLSLACSDDIGGWDTGPVLVLAKATDGLSGLADIAYETSSDGVTWSAPEHNSAYVAMANGTSYVRFRATDRAGNTSDWAQREFVIDDPVPTVTATGGSTAWSTTRVTITATASDPDVPGPVDIQHETSVDGGTTWSNPAWGGSVAVSDTGTTLVRFRARDSLLMWSDWTIPDADTTAAVDQTAPEMRVSGGSAPWSTGPVTVTASATDTGSGVAGYLYETGGPGNWSAPLPGDSVTISTDGVTDVRFAAYDAAGNMSPWITNTAASAYVYVDATPPTLTTPYGAGEWMSGTSGVITYADDATSGLASVEYETSTDGGGTWSDPQPGHEAWISREGITEVRFRASDQAGNVTAWTTPTRATTTMIDDTPPTLRLSSTQTGSTATVTADVSDSGSGIEYVLYDWSDDGGRSWAGHFQGTSVQLPGGPNTIVRFEAIDNASNVTPWVTLHL, encoded by the coding sequence GTGCGCTTCCCCGCAAGGCTCCTCCTCGGCGTGATCGCCGCGCATGCCGTCCTCGGCGTCGGCAGCGCGTCCGCGGCCGTGCGCCCGCACGTCGCGCTCGGCCCCGATCCGGGCACGTACTCGAGCCGGGCCACCGTGTCCCTGCGCTGGACGGCGAACTTCAAGCCCGCCCGGGTCGTGTGCACGTTCGACGAGCGGGAGCTGCCGTGTCGGAGCGGCAGCGTGACGGTCCACCCCGACACGGGGCCACACGTCGTCCGGGTGACGGCGTGGCGGGCGAACGGCCGGGTGGCGACCGCCCAGCGGCGCTGGACGACCGACCTCATCGCCCCGGACGTCCCGACGGTCTCGGGCGCGCCCACGGTCTCGGACGCGCCGTGGGGTTGGATGAACCATCCCGTCACGCTTACCGCCAGCTCGACCGACCAGGGCGGCTCGGGGGTCGGCGACTACTGGATCCTGCGCGACGGGTCCGAGGAGTCGGAAGGGCAGACCGTGACCATCACCGATGAGGGCACGACCAGGATCCGGTTCGAGGCCGGCGACCGGGCCCACAATGTCTCGGGCTGGACGGCGGAGATCCCCGTCTCGATCGACATGACGCCGCCGCAACTCAGCCTCGCGTGTAGCGACGACATCGGCGGCTGGGACACCGGCCCCGTGCTCGTGCTGGCCAAGGCGACCGACGGCCTTTCGGGGCTCGCGGACATCGCGTACGAGACCTCGTCCGACGGCGTGACATGGTCGGCTCCGGAGCACAACTCGGCATACGTCGCGATGGCCAACGGGACGTCGTACGTCCGGTTCCGAGCCACGGACCGGGCCGGCAACACGAGCGACTGGGCGCAGCGCGAGTTCGTGATCGACGACCCGGTCCCGACGGTCACGGCCACGGGCGGCTCGACCGCGTGGAGCACCACCCGGGTCACGATCACGGCGACCGCATCCGACCCCGACGTCCCGGGCCCGGTCGATATCCAGCACGAGACGTCCGTCGACGGAGGCACGACGTGGAGCAACCCGGCCTGGGGCGGATCGGTCGCGGTCAGCGACACGGGGACGACGCTCGTGCGGTTCCGCGCCCGCGACAGCCTGCTCATGTGGTCCGACTGGACGATCCCGGACGCAGACACCACCGCCGCAGTCGACCAGACCGCACCGGAAATGCGGGTGAGCGGCGGCAGTGCTCCCTGGTCGACGGGCCCCGTCACGGTCACGGCGAGCGCGACCGACACCGGCTCCGGGGTGGCCGGCTACCTCTACGAGACGGGTGGGCCTGGAAACTGGTCGGCCCCGCTCCCGGGCGACTCCGTGACGATCTCGACCGATGGCGTCACCGACGTCCGCTTCGCGGCCTACGACGCGGCCGGCAACATGAGCCCCTGGATCACGAACACCGCCGCCTCGGCCTACGTCTACGTCGACGCGACGCCGCCCACCCTGACCACGCCGTATGGGGCGGGCGAGTGGATGAGCGGCACGTCAGGGGTCATCACGTACGCGGACGACGCAACGTCGGGGCTCGCCAGCGTCGAGTACGAGACATCGACCGACGGCGGAGGGACATGGTCCGACCCCCAGCCCGGCCACGAGGCGTGGATCTCACGCGAAGGGATCACCGAGGTGCGCTTCCGGGCGAGCGACCAGGCCGGGAACGTCACGGCGTGGACGACCCCCACACGCGCAACGACGACCATGATCGACGACACGCCGCCGACCCTCCGGCTCTCGTCGACCCAGACGGGGTCGACGGCCACCGTGACCGCGGACGTCTCGGACTCCGGCTCGGGGATCGAGTACGTGCTCTACGACTGGTCAGACGACGGCGGAAGGAGCTGGGCCGGCCACTTCCAGGGCACCAGCGTGCAGCTGCCGGGCGGCCCGAACACGATCGTTCGGTTCGAGGCGATTGACAATGCCAGCAACGTGACCCCCTGGGTCACGCTCCACCTCTAG
- a CDS encoding endonuclease/exonuclease/phosphatase family protein: protein MPGGRAMLVAAVAAAVLGGGGAPAAAHGGAPTAIGVAPTSIAHRAPAHPGAAHTPIGVADAPIATVRVAQFNCDISDEFPIIKASLVARAIRASGADVVGIEEGGGEIPQIAHALGWRYYDIRMQIVSRLPLVDPPDGNGLYTYVEVSPGRVVAMENVHLPAAPYGPVWVKHGKTAAQVIAMEKHVRLPAIEPDLAAVRVLHARGIPTFLTGDFNSPSFRDWTEATVGTQPWRPYPLRWPVSAAVEATGFTDSFRAVHPNPVKTPGLTWPTHRTIPGVDLFLGEPKDRIDFVFSRGARAVASRIVGEPGAPGVSATVAPWPSDHRLVVSTFRVRGATPPAVVTVPHRLARIGDAVPVSFHADGPVTAVAVEHLRAGTASTVAARPVADAHGIRTVSFSSRRWAAGAYAAVLLGRDGKTLSRFPFWVAAPAAPPVVRMTKPVFAVGEPIGVTVKNAPGDRWDWLGIYHRGANPLVASYLLWRYTHSAIDGTFTLRPSGIFAVPLTPGRYTVYLLRDDLYVKIAGANFVVR, encoded by the coding sequence GTGCCAGGGGGACGCGCGATGCTGGTGGCGGCCGTCGCCGCGGCGGTGCTCGGCGGCGGGGGAGCGCCGGCGGCCGCGCATGGCGGGGCGCCCACGGCAATCGGCGTCGCGCCAACGTCAATTGCCCACAGGGCCCCTGCCCACCCGGGCGCTGCCCACACGCCAATTGGCGTCGCGGACGCGCCAATTGCGACGGTGCGCGTCGCCCAGTTCAACTGCGACATCTCCGACGAGTTCCCGATCATCAAGGCCTCGCTGGTCGCCCGGGCGATCCGGGCGAGCGGCGCCGACGTCGTCGGGATCGAGGAGGGCGGCGGCGAGATCCCCCAGATCGCGCATGCCCTCGGCTGGCGCTACTACGACATCCGCATGCAGATCGTCTCGCGACTGCCGCTGGTCGACCCGCCGGACGGGAACGGGCTCTACACCTACGTCGAGGTGTCGCCCGGACGGGTGGTCGCGATGGAGAACGTGCACCTGCCCGCGGCGCCGTACGGGCCGGTGTGGGTGAAACACGGAAAGACCGCGGCACAGGTGATCGCGATGGAGAAGCACGTGCGGCTGCCCGCGATCGAGCCCGACCTGGCCGCCGTCCGCGTCCTGCACGCGCGCGGCATCCCGACCTTCCTCACCGGCGACTTCAACTCGCCCTCGTTCCGCGACTGGACGGAGGCGACGGTCGGCACCCAGCCGTGGCGGCCCTACCCGCTGCGCTGGCCGGTCTCGGCGGCGGTCGAGGCGACGGGGTTCACCGACTCGTTCCGGGCCGTCCACCCGAATCCGGTGAAGACGCCCGGCCTGACCTGGCCGACGCACCGCACGATCCCGGGCGTCGACCTCTTCCTGGGCGAGCCGAAGGACCGGATCGACTTCGTCTTCTCGCGCGGCGCGCGTGCGGTTGCGAGCAGGATCGTCGGCGAGCCGGGCGCGCCCGGCGTCTCGGCGACCGTGGCGCCGTGGCCGTCGGACCACCGCCTGGTGGTCTCGACCTTCCGCGTCCGCGGGGCGACGCCGCCCGCGGTCGTCACCGTGCCGCACCGGCTGGCGCGCATCGGCGACGCCGTGCCGGTGTCGTTCCACGCGGACGGGCCGGTGACGGCCGTCGCCGTCGAGCACCTGCGCGCCGGGACGGCGAGCACCGTGGCCGCGCGGCCTGTCGCCGACGCACACGGGATCAGGACAGTCAGCTTCTCGAGCCGACGCTGGGCCGCCGGCGCCTACGCGGCCGTCCTGCTCGGCCGGGACGGCAAGACGCTGTCGCGGTTCCCGTTCTGGGTCGCCGCGCCCGCGGCGCCACCGGTCGTGCGGATGACGAAGCCGGTCTTCGCGGTCGGCGAGCCGATCGGCGTCACGGTGAAGAACGCGCCCGGCGATCGCTGGGACTGGCTCGGCATCTACCACCGCGGCGCGAACCCGCTCGTCGCGTCGTACCTGCTCTGGCGCTACACCCACTCCGCCATCGACGGCACGTTCACGCTGCGCCCGAGCGGCATCTTCGCCGTCCCGCTGACGCCCGGCCGCTACACGGTCTACCTGCTGCGCGACGACCTGTACGTGAAGATCGCCGGCGCGAACTTCGTCGTGCGCTGA
- a CDS encoding TM0106 family RecB-like putative nuclease, whose product MRRYNDQPLLSPSDLNNLLECRHLMALEIARFNGNGVRRSGRGAHVDILARYGEQHESAILATYEESGRSVERVVTGAGEDRFRAALEQTLAAMRRGVDVIHQATLVGDGFGGYADFLERVPLPSALGDWSYEVADAKLARATKGYFLVQLSVYAALLERIQELEPHELVVLLGDGGRDCYRTDDFAAYVRRIQAYAEETIAAGLGDTYPLPCGHCGICDYRHHCETRRRADDHLSLVAGIRRDQVARLEQDEITTLAALAGIDPGRKITRIPRDSLARLRGQAALQLRERETGEQRYELLAYEPGRGFGLLPEPADGDLYFDLEGDPYIGDRGLVYLFGFGWDDGGEERYEAFWAHSSEEEKTAFEALVDFIMAWREQHPGCHVYHYGAIEETMLKRLAMFHATREAQVDTLLRAGALVDLYRVVRQGVRISKESYSLKKVEDFYWGERTAAVKEAGGSIVAYESWLGTRDRAQLDEIALYNAEDVHSTRGLRDWLLGLRAELVATGAPVEWRPPPEGAENAAEEIDPETAALRDRLLATGDAVDGLLGELLMYHRREAKPAYWWYFTRLEMTEEELRDEDDEAIGGLTPAGPEFKLAQSRGVPMQFPLQSMKLYVGAVVDPATERGAEIVAIDPVAGTLTLKLGPKKWGDDPPPRSLIPDQPLPTGVQRAALRRLTADVLDGGTGYPASRGLLRRDLPRIAGGPHGGPLLAGDYTVEQAVDLALRLDHSMLAIQGPPGTGKTYAGARIAVALMARGRRVGVTAPSHKAIHNLLDEIEETARDEGVAFKGYKRGDGENEYESPFGDAGSIENVANDACENAPDDVLLVAGTSWLFAREKMQGTIDTLLVDEAGQVSLADGLAVGTSCRNLILLGDPQQLAHVAQGGHPEGTAVSALAHVLGGDATIAPERGLFINVSRRMHPDVCAFVSEISYRGELHSLPECATQRVDSAGLSGTGLRWFPVAHGGNRRESPEEGEVIASQLELLAGATVTRSDGGTVPIKDAGVMVVTPYNAQVRLLRERLPGWVEVGTVDRFQGREAAVVFFSMATSSGDDMPRNAEFLYSRNRLNVAVSRAKCLAVLVASPDLLTVRCKTVEQMRLVNALCRFVELAS is encoded by the coding sequence ATGCGCAGGTACAACGATCAGCCGCTCCTCTCTCCCTCCGACCTGAACAACCTGCTCGAGTGCCGCCACCTGATGGCGCTCGAGATCGCCCGGTTCAACGGCAACGGCGTTCGGCGGTCGGGCCGCGGCGCGCACGTCGACATCCTCGCCCGCTACGGCGAGCAGCACGAGTCCGCCATCCTCGCCACGTACGAGGAGAGCGGGCGAAGCGTCGAGCGCGTCGTGACCGGCGCGGGCGAAGACCGCTTCCGGGCCGCGCTCGAGCAGACGCTCGCGGCGATGCGCCGCGGCGTCGACGTGATCCACCAGGCGACGCTCGTCGGCGATGGCTTCGGGGGCTATGCCGACTTCCTCGAGCGCGTGCCGCTGCCCTCGGCGCTGGGCGACTGGAGCTACGAGGTCGCCGACGCGAAGCTGGCCCGCGCGACGAAGGGCTACTTCCTCGTCCAGCTGTCGGTCTACGCCGCGCTGCTCGAGCGCATCCAGGAGCTCGAGCCGCACGAGCTCGTGGTGCTCCTCGGAGACGGGGGCCGGGACTGCTACCGCACCGACGACTTCGCCGCCTACGTGCGCCGGATCCAAGCGTACGCCGAGGAGACGATCGCCGCCGGCCTCGGAGACACGTATCCGCTGCCCTGCGGCCACTGCGGCATCTGCGACTACCGCCACCACTGCGAGACGCGGCGACGGGCCGACGACCACCTCTCGCTCGTCGCCGGCATCCGCCGCGACCAGGTCGCCCGGCTCGAGCAGGACGAGATCACGACGCTCGCCGCCCTGGCGGGAATCGATCCCGGGCGAAAGATCACGCGCATCCCGCGCGATTCGCTGGCCAGGCTGCGCGGCCAGGCGGCGCTCCAGCTGCGCGAGCGCGAGACCGGCGAGCAGCGCTACGAGCTCCTCGCGTACGAGCCCGGCCGCGGCTTCGGCCTCCTGCCCGAGCCCGCGGACGGCGACCTCTACTTCGACCTCGAGGGCGACCCCTACATCGGCGACCGCGGCCTCGTCTACCTGTTCGGGTTCGGCTGGGACGACGGCGGCGAGGAGCGCTACGAGGCGTTCTGGGCGCACTCCAGCGAGGAGGAGAAGACGGCCTTCGAGGCGCTGGTCGACTTCATCATGGCCTGGCGCGAGCAGCACCCAGGCTGCCACGTCTACCACTACGGCGCGATCGAGGAGACGATGCTGAAGCGGCTCGCGATGTTCCACGCCACGCGCGAGGCCCAGGTCGACACGCTGCTGCGGGCCGGCGCGCTCGTCGACCTCTACCGGGTCGTCCGCCAGGGCGTGCGCATCTCCAAGGAGAGCTACTCGCTGAAGAAGGTGGAGGACTTCTACTGGGGCGAGCGCACCGCCGCGGTGAAGGAGGCGGGCGGGTCGATCGTCGCGTACGAGAGCTGGCTCGGCACGCGCGACCGGGCCCAGCTCGACGAGATCGCCCTCTACAACGCCGAGGACGTGCACTCCACCCGCGGATTGCGGGACTGGCTGCTCGGGCTGCGCGCGGAGCTGGTCGCGACCGGCGCGCCGGTCGAGTGGCGGCCGCCGCCCGAGGGCGCCGAGAACGCGGCCGAGGAGATCGACCCCGAGACGGCGGCGCTGCGCGACCGGCTGCTCGCGACGGGCGACGCGGTCGACGGGCTGCTCGGCGAGCTCCTGATGTACCACCGGCGCGAGGCCAAGCCCGCGTACTGGTGGTACTTCACGCGGCTCGAGATGACCGAGGAGGAGCTGCGCGACGAGGACGACGAGGCCATCGGCGGCCTGACCCCGGCCGGCCCGGAGTTCAAGCTGGCACAGTCGCGCGGCGTGCCGATGCAGTTCCCGCTCCAGTCGATGAAGCTCTACGTGGGCGCCGTCGTCGACCCCGCCACCGAGCGCGGCGCCGAGATCGTCGCGATCGACCCTGTCGCCGGCACGCTGACCCTGAAGCTCGGGCCGAAGAAGTGGGGCGATGATCCGCCGCCGCGGTCGCTCATCCCGGATCAGCCGCTCCCGACGGGCGTGCAGCGGGCCGCGCTGCGCCGCCTGACCGCGGACGTGCTCGACGGCGGAACGGGCTACCCGGCGTCACGCGGCCTGCTTCGCCGTGACCTGCCGCGGATCGCGGGAGGCCCGCACGGTGGCCCGCTCCTCGCCGGCGACTACACCGTGGAGCAGGCGGTCGACCTGGCCCTCCGGCTCGACCACTCGATGCTCGCGATCCAGGGGCCGCCGGGGACGGGGAAGACCTACGCAGGCGCCCGCATCGCCGTCGCGCTGATGGCGCGCGGGCGGCGCGTCGGCGTCACGGCGCCGAGCCACAAGGCGATCCACAACCTGCTCGACGAGATCGAGGAGACCGCCCGCGACGAGGGCGTGGCGTTCAAGGGGTACAAGCGCGGCGACGGGGAGAACGAGTACGAGTCGCCGTTCGGCGACGCCGGGTCGATCGAGAACGTCGCGAACGACGCCTGCGAGAACGCGCCCGACGACGTCCTGCTCGTCGCCGGCACGTCGTGGCTCTTCGCGCGCGAGAAGATGCAGGGCACGATCGACACGCTGCTCGTCGACGAGGCCGGCCAGGTGTCGCTGGCGGACGGACTGGCCGTCGGGACGAGCTGCCGAAACCTGATCCTGCTCGGCGATCCCCAGCAACTGGCGCACGTCGCCCAGGGCGGCCACCCGGAGGGGACGGCGGTGTCGGCGCTCGCCCACGTGCTCGGCGGAGACGCCACCATCGCGCCGGAGCGCGGCCTCTTCATCAACGTCAGCCGGCGCATGCACCCGGACGTGTGCGCGTTCGTCAGCGAGATCAGCTACCGCGGCGAGCTGCACAGCCTGCCGGAGTGCGCCACCCAGCGGGTCGACTCCGCCGGCCTGTCGGGGACCGGCCTGCGCTGGTTCCCGGTCGCGCACGGCGGAAACCGGCGGGAGTCGCCCGAGGAGGGCGAGGTCATCGCCTCGCAGCTCGAGCTGCTGGCCGGCGCGACCGTGACCCGTTCGGACGGGGGCACGGTGCCGATCAAGGACGCGGGCGTGATGGTCGTAACCCCGTACAACGCCCAGGTGCGGCTGCTGCGCGAGCGACTGCCCGGGTGGGTCGAGGTCGGCACCGTCGACAGGTTCCAGGGCCGCGAGGCGGCGGTCGTCTTCTTCTCGATGGCGACCTCGAGCGGCGACGACATGCCCCGAAACGCCGAGTTCCTCTACTCGCGGAACCGGCTCAACGTGGCGGTGTCGCGGGCGAAGTGCCTGGCAGTGCTCGTCGCCAGCCCCGACCTCCTGACCGTGCGCTGCAAGACGGTCGAGCAGATGCGGCTGGTGAACGCGCTCTGCCGCTTCGTCGAACTCGCGTCCTAG